In Janthinobacterium rivuli, a single genomic region encodes these proteins:
- a CDS encoding PLP-dependent aminotransferase family protein, translated as MSKSKAIQEESRAHAWITPFVQHGGPRYLQIADMLERALSDGSLRPGDRLPPQRSLAALFQIDLTTVTRAYDEAKRRNLLEGHGARGTYVAAPKVELTQMLDLSMNIPPPPVGVDFDDLLKQGVAQVLMRTDSDLLMSYHLGGGGKADRAAGAVWLAPMFGDVDAEHVVACPGAQAALAALILTLSRPGDAILTEGAVYPGLRSAAGQLNRKVIVVEKDADGMLPEALEKASRKHHARLVYLNPTLQNPTAHTMPAARRLAITEVAIRCGMHIIEDDPYWLLASDAPPPLAHFAPGHVSYIATLSKCLAPGLRMAYALVPDAQLRERLLQALRSFSLMATPLTTALATQWIHDGSAHALLAGIRSEADARQDIIRTILTGSSHPRSDGIHVWFSLPSYWTSRELAATARAQGVAVTASDAFYDSRPPNAIRISLGSLRDRARLASALKKLSLLLAHKPAVHGEFVI; from the coding sequence ATGTCCAAATCAAAAGCCATACAAGAAGAAAGCCGGGCCCATGCGTGGATCACGCCGTTCGTGCAGCACGGCGGTCCGCGCTACCTGCAGATCGCCGACATGCTCGAGCGCGCGCTGTCCGATGGCAGCCTGCGCCCGGGCGACCGCTTGCCGCCGCAGCGCAGTCTGGCCGCGCTGTTCCAGATCGACCTGACGACGGTGACGCGCGCCTATGACGAAGCCAAGCGCCGCAATCTGCTGGAAGGGCATGGCGCCCGCGGCACCTATGTGGCGGCGCCGAAAGTGGAATTGACGCAGATGCTGGACCTGAGCATGAATATCCCGCCGCCGCCGGTGGGCGTGGATTTTGACGACTTGCTGAAACAGGGCGTGGCGCAGGTGCTGATGCGCACGGACAGCGATCTGTTGATGAGCTATCACCTGGGCGGCGGCGGCAAGGCCGACCGGGCGGCAGGCGCCGTCTGGCTGGCGCCCATGTTCGGCGACGTCGATGCGGAACACGTGGTGGCCTGCCCTGGCGCGCAGGCGGCGCTGGCGGCGCTGATCCTGACCCTGAGCCGGCCCGGCGACGCCATTCTCACGGAAGGCGCCGTGTACCCGGGCTTGCGCTCGGCGGCGGGGCAGTTGAACCGCAAGGTCATCGTCGTGGAAAAGGATGCGGACGGCATGCTGCCCGAGGCGCTGGAAAAAGCCAGCCGCAAGCACCATGCGCGCCTCGTCTACCTGAATCCCACCCTGCAAAATCCAACGGCGCACACCATGCCGGCCGCGCGCCGCCTGGCCATCACGGAAGTGGCCATCCGCTGCGGCATGCACATCATCGAGGACGATCCGTACTGGCTGCTGGCCTCCGACGCGCCGCCCCCGCTGGCCCATTTCGCCCCTGGCCACGTGTCGTATATCGCCACCCTGTCGAAATGCCTGGCGCCCGGCTTGCGCATGGCCTATGCACTGGTGCCCGACGCGCAGTTGCGCGAGCGCTTGCTGCAGGCGCTGCGGTCCTTCTCCCTGATGGCCACGCCGCTGACGACGGCGCTGGCGACGCAATGGATACACGACGGCTCCGCGCATGCGCTGCTGGCCGGCATCCGCAGCGAAGCGGATGCGCGCCAGGACATCATCCGCACCATCCTCACCGGCAGCAGCCACCCGCGCAGCGACGGTATCCATGTCTGGTTTTCACTGCCCAGCTACTGGACCTCGCGCGAACTGGCCGCCACGGCCCGCGCCCAGGGCGTGGCCGTCACGGCCTCGGACGCCTTCTACGACAGCCGCCCGCCGAACGCCATCCGCATCTCGCTGGGCAGCCTCCGCGATCGCGCGCGCCTGGCCAGCGCATTGAAGAAATTATCGCTGCTGCTGGCGCACAAGCCGGCCGTACACGGGGAATTCGTCATTTAA